The window GCTAGTACATAGAGTCCAATCATCCCATGCCAGGAGGTGTAGTGTGGGTAGCCATTGAGCATCTTGTTGGCAGTAATAACGATGAAACCAGTGACTGCAGACACTGCCATACCAATTTGAAGGAGCCAGTGCCAGCGTACCTTGCTTGAGCGAGGGCTGGTGATGGGGGAGGACCAGGGGGAGAAGAGGAGAATGGCCTCAGGCATCAGGACAACAAACTGCAGGTGATCGAGAGAAATATTGAGGTCGATTAAGTGATTGCATTGCCATTTAATACAGTATAATATGCTAATGCAGTATATATGGTTGTTGTAGATATTTTAAAATTACGAGTTCCACTTACTGCCAATGTCATTAGAGTGGGATGCCAGGAGAACAAACCTGCATCAATTCATATGTAAATACACTAGCTATTCTTCGGTACTGATGACTCACTGCTTGACGGCTTAGCTGTCCAAACAATCACTAGGGTAAACGCCAGGACAAGAAGGTGAACACAGAACCCAATCGCTGCTCCAATCTTGTTTTTTGGCTTCTCGGCTACTGCATCAACAATGATTAGATCAATTTATGGCTTGAATACTCGCTCAAACTTACTCAAGTGCCTCTCAATCAGAGAATCCACGATTCCTTCCATCTGCTGGAACCCTGCTTTGACATTTTGTCTTCCTTTCCTTGCAGACATATCCTGATCAGCGTTCCTATTGCCCTCTCTATTGCCAGGGCTTGAGTCTTGCATGTGTATACGGTACGGATCGTCGAGGAGAGGGATTAGAGTGTGCATTATCTAGAAGTATATTTATTCCATTGCACTCTGAACTTTGCTGGTGTGTACATGTTGTGTTGTTGCAGGCCTCTGCTGCGCTGCACTCTGATCTAGACCTCAAAATGCCACCTTCTCCTctgataagagtaagagtccTTTACCTGTATGTGTTTATCAACTTCTAGCTTTTTGAAATGTCTTTAGTTTACAAGATATAGTGCTTTGACCCTGGGCATCTTCTATGGCTTCAGAAGGAACAGTAAGAACCATTTTCTTCTCGTATTTGTATTTGATATTGATGTTCGAATGATCTAATAGGTAGCCTGAAGAAACAAGAGGCCAAAAAATCCAAGGAGGCTACTACTAAGTAATAACTGAATAGCAAGACTGGTCATGTGACGTGTATAGAATGTGAGTTACCAATTACTGTTGTATTCCATCTGATCTGTATAGATCTGTATACAGTAAATGTTACCCTATGCAGGTGAGGTGGAAGCTGTTTGGTGTCTCTTAAACTGACATAGATATATACAAAGCCTATTCATTAGACTAGCAACACAATTTATGTTCATTGTCTCTTTGATGTGCAGTAAtgttgtgtgagtgtgtctaTTACATAGGCTAAATATTCGCAGGAGCCCAGATTctccttaataattatacaatgtgtttatttatgggctcctgatatTCGGTATGGGTCACCGTTTAGctcgtgaatatcattaagatTATACTGGAATTCCCCTACACATAACAAACTCGCTTGACAAGATGCCTGTCACATGTGTCCAAGATAGATAATAGTCAAGAATTGGTTTTGGTATGGCTGAGAGTAACCAACTACTCACGGAGATATCAATTCCTCTGCTGGGAGCTGTAGTGAGCATTTTGACGGTAGCATTTGCCATCTGCCTCTGTGCAGCTAGGTGAGTGCATgatctggtgtgtgtgtgtgtgtgtgtgatggatGATTGAGCATTCAGGCATGCAACGGTAGCTAGCTGTTCAGCAATTGTTTTCTTTTATCCTTGCACCACAGTGGATGCTGTCCAATAAGTACAAGACGCTGCAGAGAGAATAGAAGGAGAAACCTCTTGCTAAGACCGTGTAGAACGGTGAGTGAATTGTCGTGTAAATCGGGTACTGGGTATCACAATGTTTATTTCATTTTACAGGCTCGTTACTCCAATGCTTCAAAGTGCTGTGCTAATGAGGTCAGTGTTGTGCTTGATACTCAATTGTAGTTGCTTTTTTGCAGACGTGTCCAATTTGCTTGGATGATTTCAGAGAAAGTGAAAAGATGGTCGTCAGTCCTTGTAGACATGGTTTCCATAAAGAGTGAGTGCTAATGTCTGAATCACAACAGTACCACCCTTCACATCTAATCACCTCTAGTTGCATTGCCCACTGCTTGGAGCGCTCTCCCAACTGTCCTGTGTGTAAGAACATCATCGGTAGTGAAAGACAAGCAAACGAAAGAACTGAATTGCTATAGTTTTTGTGTCACTTGATACACAGTCATGTACCACTGGTCTGCGTATCTTTGTATCCCCTCTCAACTCATATCATTATGGGTAATTTATTTTGTGTTTTTAATTCTGAAATTGCTATCATCTCTGCTATCATCATCATGTATGTCTAGCTTTCTCTAACGACGACCTTTCCCCTAATTTTGATTCACCTTTGGACTGTACAGCATGGAAGAGAGCCCTTGCATTTACCTATTTCCTATGGCCCAATACTGATCACAAAGACTTAAAGAGAAGATGGGACTGACAAGATTTTTCTGCTATGTTGGAATGCTGTATGGAATAGTGGTTGTTGCTCTCTGGGACCCAAAGAATTACTCATACAAGTAAATAGTATTAAAGTAGCTGATCTTCCATTTTGCATAATTAACTGGACTCTTCTATGACATAATTTTATCATTGGTTTCTATGCAGGCCACTACCTGATGTGTATGCGTTTGACTACATCATTATTGGAGCCGGGACAGCAGGCAGTGTGTTGGCAAATAGACTCAGTGAAAACCCAAATGTAACGGTATTAGTAATCGAAGCTGGGAAACATGATTACGATTGGTCCTTTGGAGTCCCTTCATCATTCACCAACGTTCAGATGAGAAAGGAGTACGATTGGATGTATCAGACAATACCTCAGAGCTCAGGTTGCGAGTTCCTAAAGAAACAGGTTGCACAGTGGCCATTAGGAAAGACGATGGGAGGCACTAGCTCCTCTAATTCAATGCTATACGCCAGAGGGAACAAAGCTGATTACGAACAATGGAAGGAGGGTGGTGCAGAAGGTTGGGGTTATGAAGACGTGCTACCGTATTTCAAAAAGGCCGAATCTTATAAAGGTGTTGATATGAACTTTGAATACCATGGAACGAACGGACCCATTTCAGTAAGCAAGCATACTTTTGTAACACCCCTGGCACACGCTTTGGTCAATGCAAGCAAGGAGCTTGGATATGATGTCGTAGACTATAATGGTAAGTCTCAATTGGGATTCAGTTTGACTCAGAACACAATCGAACGTGGAATTAGATCATCACCAGCCAGTGCGTATCTGCATCCGATAAGAAAGCGTGAGAATCTCTGGGTCCTAAAAGAACACATGGTTCGTAGCTTGAAGATTGAGAACAATACCGTTGTCGGTGTGTACTACACCTCTACTGCAGATTACCATTATGGAGGAGAACAAACTATACGAGTCGCTAGAGAAGTTATTATTTCCGCTGGCCCAGTAAACTCCCCAATTATTCTCATGCTGTCTGGAATTGGTCGTAAAGAACATTTGGATCAAGTCCCTATAACACAAGTACAAGAGCTTCCAGTTGGTAGGAACTTACAAGACAGTGTAATGATTCCTATACCGGTGATCCTCGATGATGACTCCCCTACTAGCGGTAACACTATCTCAGACGAGCTATTGCAATCACCCCTATCAATGATGCAGTATTGGCTGACTGGAGATGGTCCTCTCTCGTCCACAGCATTCGAAGTTGTGGGGTTTGTGAGGTCTGGTTTAGAGCCACCTGGAAGTGGACCAGATTTGCAGATTCTCCTCTATAATCGATTCATGGGACCAGACTTGATGAGACTGCTCGGAATCACAACACAAGGAATGACATATTTATGGGGCTATGATTTAATTACGGACAAATTCAAGTCTGGATACGTACTTTTTGTTGTTCTTCTACATCCAAGAAGCCGCGGCTATGTACAGATGGACACTGTTCGCTCCCCACTCCAAATGCCTTATATCAACCCTGACTATTTATCAGAAAAAGAGGACATTGAGATTCTGTTGAAGGGCATTCGAAAAGCCCAAGCATTGCTCAAAACAACTGCCTTCAGCAAATTCAAGGGACGTATGCCGGCTGAAGATTCAAACTCTCAATTTTCCTATGACTCTGATGAATTCTGGCGATGGTACATACCTCGAATTTCGCTGCCTGGTTACAGTCCATCTGGAACCTGCAAAATGGGTGGAGCTAATGACCTTTCGGCTGTTGTTGATCCCACACTGAAAGTAAAAGGTgttgagggtgtgagggttgTGGATGCGTCAATTATGCCTCAGGCTATCTCTGGGAACACGTATGCAGCTACTATGATGATTGCTGAGAAGACTGCAGATTCAATAAAGAACTATTGGAAGCCCATTGAAAGAATGTAGATTGATTAGGTCTTAATTTTgtgcatatacatgtgtaacaatataattatttacttgTGCAATCACACAGTTCTCTCATATTACACAAATTACACAATGTAATATGAGAGACGTCTAGCTGGGTGAGATAAAACCATGCTGACCACCTCAACCCTTCAGAATCAGGAAAAGAGAGAAAATAATGTTTGCAGTTTGCTTAATCTTCCTTGGTGTAAGTACaaactatatagatctagagaaGTCTTTAAGTATTTGCTGCATAGATACTTTTATAATGCTATCATCACACTGCAGGTCACTGCACTGGTGCAAAGTCAGCCACAGTATGAGGTGCAACTTGAGTTGCCTGTCGGGTTTTTTTACCGCTCTGGCTTTCTAAGCCAGTTGGCCGATGGCACTTGTTGCTCACCCAATGAAACAGCGTGCCACACTAGTTGCAATCAAACTCAAATCACCCTCTGCTTCAGAGAGACTTCCAATAATACGGACATGAACAACTGCACATTGGGAGAAATGACCTTTATTACAGGAGCTGGCAGTGGTATTTATACCTTCAGTGCGACAGGAGCTACTACTACCACTACTTATCCTGTGAGTGTTGCtggtgtgtataattatttatagtcaATTGCGtttatttatatatatagggaagCTATCAGCTCTACTATGAAATATCTGCTTTGCATCCAATAAGAAGTATTGAAAGTGGAAACAGTACATTCAACAATTCAGTAAACGTCCAAAATGATTTAGTTGTGCTGTCTGGGGAGAGGACCAACCTCATATTTCGTGCTATGACGTTGGTTTGCAAAGAAGGCTACTTTGGTCCTGACTGTGGCAGTCCTTGTATTTCGCAAAACGACTCCACTGGACACTTCACTTGTGGTGTGAATGGTGCCAAGGTGTGTCTCCCTGGTTATCAGAACCCTGAGACCAACTGTGTGGAAGAAGCACCTACAGAACCTACTACTACAGCTCAAGGGGGTCAAGCATCTGCAGTTGGTGTCCCGATGATAGTGGGTGGGGCAGTTGGGGGAATCGTGTTGCTATTACTCATCATCCTTGTTATCATGATTGTGGCTGCGTTAATTTGGAGGCGAAGGTCGAAGAGACAAGGGAAGGTCCGTTTTGAAGGAAATTCAGTAGGTAAGTCCGTTAGTTTATATTTGTAGCTGCTACATAACTGTACTGTAATTTTGACGATATAATTGCAGTGTTTAGTTCACTCCAAACAGACAGCCCAGAGAACTCGAgtgagaataataataatggtggCGCCGAAGCGACAGTGCCTGTAATGTACACCAAGGTCAACAAAGACATATGTAAGTTAATTGATATGCCCCATTGGAGTATTCAACACAAATACTCTATAGCTGAAGCTTTGTTGTCAGTTCTACACTTGCTCATTGACCTCCCACGGTAACCTAGTCAGGCTCTAAATGCATCTAAGGTGTTAAGTACCCTCTTCAGTTACTAACAAACATCATAACACCCAACTAGTGATATTGACATGACAAAATAATTGTCCAACAACCAATGCATGTGCTGTGACAAACACCATtgaaatgcatgtatatatcaacatgcagacacacagaGAGAGGAGGCCCCTCCAATCATCCCGTATACAGGGGAGCCGTACATGGAGGTGGCGAGGACTGGACTGTTTGCCACTCCTGGGCAAAGGGCTCTACCAGAGATAGTCATGGCTAGTAGTCCGGGGTATGCTGAAGTGCATCGACCTCAGGTAGCCATATTATCTCTTTATCACAATGTCACGTTTCGTATAGTGTCCAACACTAGCGCTATTCAATTCACCGTATTATTGAAGCGTGACTATTGTGTACGTATCATAATACTCGTGCTGTGTTCATCCTACAGGTTGTTTATGCTGACCTGAATATCTCTAAAGTCAGAACTCAGGCTACAGCTCAACTGTCAATGGTAAGCTAATACTGTTCATTGTGTACAGCTACAATACCATACCCCCTCTCCCCTTCCCTACAGACCGACTCTgacaatgatgtcattcagTACTCACGTGTTTTGAGCAAGAATGAATTAATGATTTAGTCATGTGTAAAACTATGCTAAATATACTGTGTCGTATTTTTATACTGCCAAGTTTAACTAATCTGTGCTCTTCATTTTTAATACATATACCGGTATAATATAATGTTTAACAACTTTACAATGGAACAAAAAATACATTATGTGTAGCTATGAGTAAAAAAGAATGAACAgtctctctataattataagtatgtaTAATACTCTATTTAGTGTCCATGAATAAAAATCAGTGGCTAGACACTGCAGACAGTTAGTTCTCAGATCACATGGTCCTTCGCCCACTCCTGTTCCGAGAGCTAATCCTCTCAAATCTTCGTGATGAGCGACGTGATTGTGTCCCCTCTTGCAAGAGCTTGAACTGAGTGCGGCCACTGAAGCGGAAGGTGGAGCCTCGTCTGAAGAGAGAGTTGGTTGAGGGGCGGCGAATGTTGTCAGTCCTCACAGTCCTACAGGGAAAAGAATGAATGATAATAAAACGTTTGGTAGTTATAGTGAGTCAACATACACTGTGCATACACTGTGCACACACTTACTAATACCCGGTAGGTAAATCTGCATAAAAAACTACTGGATTCTAGCTCAATATATTTACATTGGATGCCAATCTAGGAAATTTGTattatacatgactgtactgaCCTGAAGAAAGTATGATGTTCCACACATGACTTCCAGAGGGTCTTACAAATTTGCCTGGTGGGGCAGTGGAACACAATCACCTCAGTGTACTTCTCAGTCTAAGAGTTGACAAGTACATAACAATCTATTAGAACTATACTGTATGCTGTGAATGGTGCTATATACAAGAAACTTACAGGTGGTGTTACCATCTCAAAGAGAATCTGCTTTCCTTTGAAGTTTACTCCAGCAATACGAACCCTGGGCCAAAAAACAATCATAATCGAGTACATTTGCCATAGCAATGTTTGGGTTACCATGGGAAGTTGTTGAGGGGAGTGAGGAAAGGCTGCTCCccacaaaacacagtcactcCTTTAGCCGATATGCCCAAGAGCAAGTTGATACTGGATATATCCTAAAATCAATACAAGAACAAACATGAGAAACTATCGGCTTTTTAACACACTTACAAGTACAGGATGAAAGTCCATTCCATATCTCTCCAATCTGCAGGCAACGTCTAGGAAGCGTTTGTCACATTCAGCAGGCAGGAGACCACTAGGGAATGGAATGTAAACAATGTACTAAAGTCATCAATCATCAATGTCGGGGTACATTCCTTTACTGATTGAGGTTAccacacatatacatgtacaaacaagcTCAGAACACGCTCagacaattattatacaggtACAAACATAACGGTGTATGGAACAAGCTCAGAATGCTAGAGGCAAATAGAGGTAGAATATTATAATGGGTCGTAGTTTCCTACTCACTGGTTCCTTTGGTGCAGTTCAGCCACTTTGCTCTTAAACTCTAAAGGCTTGTCCTCTAGACTGGGGAAGTCGTCGAGGTAACCGTCTGAATGATCAACTGGGTCAAAGTCCCCAGCCTCCCCCTGCACTATGAGACTGTTCATCACTGCCAGGGTGTCCTCAGAGCAAAACAGCTTCTCATTGAGCAAGTCCTCTTTAAGTTGGAGCGCAAGGAAGTATCTGAAAGAGGGAAAGGAAACGATATGCAGTAATAAAGTGTGACTGTGCTTAGTTGTGTGCAGGCTGTGATGTGGGTGAGTGTTTAAGTCACCTTGTAGCTTCCTCAAACAAGAAGGTGACTGAAACTGGGTAAAGCTTGACTCGGAATCTGAAGTTGAATCTTCCCTCTGCAGGTAAAAGGTCATTTTATAATTAGGAAGGAgatattacatgtactcactTTTGACTTGTTTTTTGATAATCTTCTGAGGGTCCAACCAGTGCTGTGGAGAGAGAAAGAGAGATCATACTGTGACATTCAGCTGTTGTATCATTCGGTCTTAACCTAACAGTCTTTTCTTGGTTAACTCAAACTGagaatgtacactgtatgcatAGGGGTAGCTAGGCAAGATGGTGTGCATGATGTGCACAGGGGTAGCTAGGCAAGATGCATGTTACATGGTGTGTGTAATTATGGTTGACCTTGCAAATTAAGGGGGAGTGCTTCACTAAGGGAAGTTGGAATGCACACCACACTACCTCGAGGATCAGTGTACCATTGAATCCAAACTGGGCTCCCTTATCTGAACCCATCGTATGTACATATTAAACAAATGCCATACCACTTGTTCTTTGCTGTCCAGGTACTGTAGTCCAAAATAGTCTGTCTCCTCTAGACCCAAGTGCTTGAACACCTCTGACAGCAGCACCTCACCGATAGTGCGTTTCTGTGAAACAGTAATTTCATCAATCTTACTTCATCAATCTTATTTTATCAACCTTTCAATGAATTGATACAGCACAAGCAGTGTGTGTGCCAACAATCAAAACATGGGTGTGGCACACTGTGATCAGACTGGTGTGTGCCTTTACTATACTATAAAGCTTTGAAAAACTTACATTGACATCAATACTGACGGTGGATCCGTCCAGAACCTCTACTTGACAAGCAAAAACCTCCGCCATGGTGTGATATTCGTACGGCTTGTAGATCGACTTGGCTGTAGCGCAACACTAAAGTACAAAGGTCAATTGGTGGCAATGACGTCATACCTACCGAAGCATACCAACACACAAATTTTCCTGGTGGTGAGCTcctagtgcagtgcagtgtaaTCCACCTTTCCCACGAAATTTAATCAGGTCCTATCATGCTGACGATGAAACTAAGCAGGATCACTCTGAAAATGTCAGACTTGGAGGAGTACGAGCAACTCAAGCGTGCCAAAGAGAAACTGATGGACACCGACGACCCTCCACCCACTACCACCCCTCAGAAGGGAGAGCCATCCACCGCCACTGGACCCAAGTTTGATAAACCAAGCAGAAGTGTCCCCCGATCATCAACACCTGAACACTCTACATAATGACTTTATATGTTTTGCTCGCTTTATAATATCATAATAGCTCTGTACATGCAATCTTGTTCACTCTTTTCAAAAATTTAACAAtcaaagataattatacacaattacAACCACTCCATATATTAAAAGAACACTAATTGCAAACAAATTTGAACAATACAGCAACAATACAAAAAGGTACGGTTCAATTGAATGCTATGTTGGTGGCTGAGGTATAAGTCTGAATTACTCTAACAGCTTGCTGAGTCTCTAAATATAGCCTAGCATCCTCCAGCCAGTCTCGGGCCACTCGCCCAGACTCGTTACGCAAATGACTCATATACCAGACAGCTTTCTCAAGATCGCCCCTCTGCACTGAACTATTGGCAAGACTCAGCAACTCAAATGTGTCCAAACGATCAATATCTTTTGTTTCCTTTACTCCCCGCAAGTTAAACACCAGTAGCGATTGAAGAAAGGATAACGCATAAGTGCCTAGTCCACCTCCATTCTCAGGAACAAGTGAAACACGTTTGCTAATTTGATAGACCTTCTGAAACCGTTCCTGCAGACCAGACTCAGATTGGATCCCAGCAGCAGACTCACTCGAAGCTTGTTTGGGTATTGACTCGATGACGGACAGTACAAAGTTGTCTCCACGGGCTGCTTTGCGAAGAGAAGCAATTTCTTTTGAGATGGTGAATCGATCGTCAGGATTTGCGTTGGCTTGATCCAGTGCTCCAATCAGAGTGTCACAAGCATTACGGATGATCTGTTGATGACGAGTCAGCTCACCTGAAGTgggaaatataattattagttttgaAAAATATTTCAGCTAATTACAGTAGAATTAAACCATATCAACAAAAATTATGGATACAGGAGTACACAAAAAAAGtacaaacacataattatacaggtttaatgtacatacacataattataattatatgtacctGCATTGGCAATTGTGTTGACCATGGACTCTATTCCTCTAAGCCGTGCCATGGCCTTGCTCATTTCAATCTGGTATTGGGCCTCCTGTTCGATAAGTTTCAGCTCCAGTTCCTGTGACCATACAGATGCTAGTTCATCGGCCTGGGAGCTCAGGGCATCTCTGAGGTGGCTAGCATGTGCCTCACTCTGAAGGCGAATCTTCTCTCTCAGTTCAGCTTCAAACTCATAGGCAATCTCAGACTCCTGCATATGTGAACAAAAACATTTACCAATGGCTACTGTAAAtcaatacatatacatgcacacaagcacAGAAAGTACACTGATTAAAAACCTCGTTATGATTAGCCTAGCAACCATACTCCATAGGTTACCTTTCTGGCATATTCCTGATCCATTTGAAGCCTTTGTCTTTGAAGTTTTAGCTTCACTTTCTCAACAGCAAGTTCTTCAAGTTTTTGCTTCTGCTTGTCAAGAGCTGCACACAAAGACAAATGGATTATGCAACCAGCACAGGGACATTCTAGTACATACACACCTGCTCCCAGAGAGGTTGCCTTTTCCTGTTCTATCTCATCCAGTTTCTGCTTAAGGACATCAATCCTCTTACTCTGCATGAGAATGATAGCCTCTTGCTTCAGATCTGCCTGGGGTGGAACCGTACCAAGCTCTCTGTATAAAAGAGATGATGGCACAGTCACAAAAACAGGCAGTCAAAATAGCTTTGTTTACAAAATCTAAAGCCAACGAAATGCGTGGTTTTTTAAGTAAAAGttgtatacataattttattataaacACCTACTTCTGCAGCTGCTCTCTGTTCCTTCTTGTCTCTTCATGATAGTCTCTCAGAACCTCACTGGAAGTCTCTGCCTCAAGAAGGTTGTTCTCCCCTACGTCAAGGTCAGCCATCAGTTTGGTGACGTCTCCTTCAATCTCCTCAGCCTTTGACTTCAGTCCCACCTCCCCAGCAGCTATGAGGATGGAGCTGATATCAGCAGTTTTTTCCTGGAGCTTGAGAGTAGCTTCATCAAGCTCCCTCTTTCTGTCTTCAATAGCCACCTCAGAACTTGCAATGTCCTCTGACAATCAGACAATAAAAGCAAGTGTTTTTTGTGGTTCTTTTTACCTGCCAGTGTCTCCATGGTGCCCGTACCATCATGATTGTTCTTGATGACCTCAAACATATTCTGTTGGTGTGACTTAACTGCTTCTATGACAGCACCCTGTGCTGTGGCCACCTTACTGGACAGAGCTTTGAGATCTGCAAACGTTTCTTGAAGCTTGGCATCgacctacatgtatgatatCAGATATACGATGCGTGCTAGGAGACAAAGATGTACTACTTTGGAGGTGTCTTGCATCCACTGTTCcctgacagattgagagctctgaTGGTCCTTGACTTGCTCTGATAGGATCTTCTCAGCCACCCTCTCTGTCTCCTCCCTCACAGAGGCCACAGCACTCTCAACAGGGTACAACGTCTGGGACGAAATAACAACATTGTCATGACAGCAACTATTCACAACGAATTATAGCAGCATAACCCTAAGCTGAAATAATAGTTGTTTAATAATGCGATATGTATGTTTGTAATAATCATATGTTTGTAATAATCATAAGGCAAGGCCGCTGTGCTCATAAAGTTTACTGTACCTGTTTAGGAGTTTGTTTTTCAACTGGCAAGACATCAGGCTCAATGGGAGGGTCCTCATCCACCAGTTTCTCAATAGTTTCCACCTCGGTAGCCATTGCTGCATCAACTGGGGTACTCTCAGGCTGTTGCTGTGCGGCAATAGGAGTCGATTCAATAATGGGAGAATCTTCCGGTGTTGCTTTAGGTGGCTTAGTGAGCTCAGGCTGTGATACTGTAGGTGTTCTTTCAGAAATAGTCTCTTTCTCTACTGGAGGAATATCTATTTTGGGCTTCTCAGTAACGGTTTCGATCTTAGTAGCAGCAGGTTTGATAATTTTGGGAGCAACAATTACATGTGTGTCTTTACTTCGTTCAGCTTTATACACAAGTTCAACTTTTTTCGAGTTCTGGGTAGAGCCGATAATGCTTTTCCACTGTCCTGTCACAGAATCTGTCACACTGCTGAACCCTGGGAGGTACTCGTTGACTATGTTCTTAAACCTTGGGTCATAGCTCGAGTATACAATGGATCCAGCTGCTGTTGCCCCAACACCTGTGAGCATGTAGAGCAGTAACTTCCTTGCACCAgatccaccaccaccaccagtagCTCCAGTTTGCTGCCACCTAACCATATGATTGGGACTGAATCTAGCCTGGAGAATAGTGTGCATTAATCAGAATCGACATTTCTTTTTGCGGTACTATGCATCATaattagatctatacatgtatataacttaCATTTATCCCCCTTGTAGCAGAACAAGGAACAGTCAAGGCTCGGTGCAGAGACATTCTCACTCGGTTCTTCTCAGCTAGCTCAGTGCAGATTGAATTGTAGTCTCGTAGCCAGACTTTTTACTTTGGGGGTGCGTGTCAGTATTCCTCTTAGTCTCGTTCTCAGTCCAACTTTCTCTAACCTACATGTAATGCCTTGTTGCACATCcgacctggaatcgaggctagcagtGACATAGCCTCGAATAGTAGTCAGCGCGCCAACACaagtttgcgcatgcgcatttatCAGAGAATACTGCAAAGCAACACTAACACACTAATTATCATA of the Halichondria panicea chromosome 2, odHalPani1.1, whole genome shotgun sequence genome contains:
- the LOC135331594 gene encoding transmembrane reductase CYB561D2-like, whose amino-acid sequence is MHTLIPLLDDPYRIHMQDSSPGNREGNRNADQDMSARKGRQNVKAGFQQMEGIVDSLIERHLIAEKPKNKIGAAIGFCVHLLVLAFTLVIVWTAKPSSSLFSWHPTLMTLAFVVLMPEAILLFSPWSSPITSPRSSKVRWHWLLQIGMAVSAVTGFIVITANKMLNGYPHYTSWHGMIGLYVLAALTFQMSGGLLHMYPGILPFKVRMVTMKRIHALFGTILFTVSMGVVSLGLYSSWFVANVDDRLWLLCVVCVGVTQLYVLVQVLRNYACR
- the LOC135331595 gene encoding uncharacterized protein LOC135331595, translated to MAESNQLLTEISIPLLGAVVSILTVAFAICLCAASGCCPISTRRCRENRRRNLLLRPCRTARYSNASKCCANETCPICLDDFRESEKMVVSPCRHGFHKDCIAHCLERSPNCPVCKNIIGSERQANERTELL
- the LOC135331587 gene encoding 4-pyridoxate dehydrogenase-like; translation: MGLTRFFCYVGMLYGIVVVALWDPKNYSYKPLPDVYAFDYIIIGAGTAGSVLANRLSENPNVTVLVIEAGKHDYDWSFGVPSSFTNVQMRKEYDWMYQTIPQSSGCEFLKKQVAQWPLGKTMGGTSSSNSMLYARGNKADYEQWKEGGAEGWGYEDVLPYFKKAESYKGVDMNFEYHGTNGPISVSKHTFVTPLAHALVNASKELGYDVVDYNGKSQLGFSLTQNTIERGIRSSPASAYLHPIRKRENLWVLKEHMVRSLKIENNTVVGVYYTSTADYHYGGEQTIRVAREVIISAGPVNSPIILMLSGIGRKEHLDQVPITQVQELPVGRNLQDSVMIPIPVILDDDSPTSGNTISDELLQSPLSMMQYWLTGDGPLSSTAFEVVGFVRSGLEPPGSGPDLQILLYNRFMGPDLMRLLGITTQGMTYLWGYDLITDKFKSGYVLFVVLLHPRSRGYVQMDTVRSPLQMPYINPDYLSEKEDIEILLKGIRKAQALLKTTAFSKFKGRMPAEDSNSQFSYDSDEFWRWYIPRISLPGYSPSGTCKMGGANDLSAVVDPTLKVKGVEGVRVVDASIMPQAISGNTYAATMMIAEKTADSIKNYWKPIERM
- the LOC135331591 gene encoding uncharacterized protein LOC135331591 isoform X1 — protein: MFAVCLIFLGVTALVQSQPQYEVQLELPVGFFYRSGFLSQLADGTCCSPNETACHTSCNQTQITLCFRETSNNTDMNNCTLGEMTFITGAGSGIYTFSATGATTTTTYPGSYQLYYEISALHPIRSIESGNSTFNNSVNVQNDLVVLSGERTNLIFRAMTLVCKEGYFGPDCGSPCISQNDSTGHFTCGVNGAKVCLPGYQNPETNCVEEAPTEPTTTAQGGQASAVGVPMIVGGAVGGIVLLLLIILVIMIVAALIWRRRSKRQGKVRFEGNSVVFSSLQTDSPENSSENNNNGGAEATVPVMYTKVNKDIYTQREEAPPIIPYTGEPYMEVARTGLFATPGQRALPEIVMASSPGYAEVHRPQVVYADLNISKVRTQATAQLSMTDSDNDVIQYSRVLSKNELMI
- the LOC135331591 gene encoding uncharacterized protein LOC135331591 isoform X2, translated to MFAVCLIFLGVTALVQSQPQYEVQLELPVGFFYRSGFLSQLADGTCCSPNETACHTSCNQTQITLCFRETSNNTDMNNCTLGEMTFITGAGSGIYTFSATGATTTTTYPGSYQLYYEISALHPIRSIESGNSTFNNSVNVQNDLVVLSGERTNLIFRAMTLVCKEGYFGPDCGSPCISQNDSTGHFTCGVNGAKVCLPGYQNPETNCVEEAPTEPTTTAQGGQASAVGVPMIVGGAVGGIVLLLLIILVIMIVAALIWRRRSKRQGKVRFEGNSVDSPENSSENNNNGGAEATVPVMYTKVNKDIYTQREEAPPIIPYTGEPYMEVARTGLFATPGQRALPEIVMASSPGYAEVHRPQVVYADLNISKVRTQATAQLSMTDSDNDVIQYSRVLSKNELMI
- the LOC135331593 gene encoding protein 4.1-like; protein product: MAEVFACQVEVLDGSTVSIDVNKRTIGEVLLSEVFKHLGLEETDYFGLQYLDSKEQVHWLDPQKIIKKQVKKGRFNFRFRVKLYPVSVTFLFEEATRYFLALQLKEDLLNEKLFCSEDTLAVMNSLIVQGEAGDFDPVDHSDGYLDDFPSLEDKPLEFKSKVAELHQRNHGLLPAECDKRFLDVACRLERYGMDFHPVLDISSINLLLGISAKGVTVFCGEQPFLTPLNNFPWVRIAGVNFKGKQILFEMVTPPTEKYTEVIVFHCPTRQICKTLWKSCVEHHTFFRTVRTDNIRRPSTNSLFRRGSTFRFSGRTQFKLLQEGTQSRRSSRRFERISSRNRSGRRTM